In one window of Schistosoma haematobium chromosome 5, whole genome shotgun sequence DNA:
- the RAPGEF2_2 gene encoding Rap guanine nucleotide exchange factor 2, variant 2 (EggNog:ENOG410V5Q6~COG:T): protein MFCLLVGLHQTPVERLKQTWDRLPNKYQKIYRDLSMVLDTSRNFHHYRTLLSANNVSVPVLPYLPLVLKDLTFIHLGNPSCTPDGLINFVKLRMLAKEVRAICRMCNVDYDLCTTPYRGRTGGAVGRARAGANLSALKAVASVSSINPKSYFSNLTSMNNSNQTNHNNNNNNNNNNNNNNNNNSASADSNWSEHDMVEVKFSHSNSLDDSEQQQQRESTLNFDANPMNPTNVSSGFNVGHKRLHQHGNPTTPSSGSFNVELSTANSFIVPGGGIRRRSNLGLISSSINPKKIYESWLMTLRIRTYFANLRVVQDPELLSQLSSRIEPSGKDSRTVQPAVVSSVGNAGTTTTNNNNSSANEGNDPQQLYTSNLPSSNNNTKLKGIKLSLTKTSAESVIVESNTNKKSPLKVINVSTESPYVPSATVAASITSHPTSTDPKDMFTRPLLGAQSVEDARKLLALSVGGKRSSQRRLPVFTFPNHFHYNNTHNVAQSLFITSPVRPYAGIGFGHLKSQHYNNSNVSSSIGSSYQVNNNTIIQMSNNSTPKLSSTSNATISTCSNHLHHHHHYSSSTQLICPQPTRCYSTPTGTTGSKSLLLDNLIPIPSRIATNMNDSGNSNSTSNQMYAMLPNQRDPCHLHQHQHSLTHHQQASASPPHNQGQATMKHQYFSQATHQNTNYQYQQQQPNPQSLSNSIGSRLTLNSNTATVLYPSCPGISLRQQMTCPHRSTNLSGGGAYPSNQQQQQATVQSGRFREQSSLQQHQHSVSFNFDENYLYPTANTLPLGGSMLPIPRNYRQSIIQRIIPQFGHVPFAQTHTQIQNSKSDKQLFTVKQLPDKNSQNPINYVSSTTTSTTATSTIVSSRSEFSNNSNNSNNNLQYRPSERNKSSTVCQSFQQRIQERPSPPSYQQVLSMSRQGNNQGSLKIISAQSHPRTNIYSSHGRPQPPQRTMATLSSNCNHNNYRASSCSPGMTIVRPVVNDLNTVEPHRKHIGRLVD, encoded by the exons ATGTTCTGTCTACTAGTTGGATTACATCAAACACCTGTCGAACGATTAAAACAAACTTGGGATCGCTTACCAAATAAATACCAAAAAATCTATCGAGATTTAAGT ATGGTATTGGATACATCTagaaattttcatcattatcGTACTCTCCTATCAGCTAATAATGTATCGGTTCCAGTGTTACCCTATCTACCATTGGTATTGAAAGATTTAACATTTATCCATTTGGGTAATCCTTCTTGTACTCCAGATGGATTGATAAATTTTGTCAAATTACGAATGCTTGCTAAAGAG GTTCGTGCCATTTGTCGGATGTGTAATGTTGATTATGATTTATGCACTACTCCATATCGCGGTCGTACTGGTGGTGCTGTCGGACGTGCACGTGCTGGTGCCAATTTAAGCGCGCTTAAAGCAGTCGCTTCTGTTTCATCTATAAATCCAAAATCGTACTTTTCAAATCTTACATCGATGAATAACTCCAATCAAAcaaaccataataataataataataataataataataataataataataataataataatagtgctaGTGCAGATTCTAATTGGTCAGAACACGATATGGTTGAAGTGAAATTCAGTCATTCAAATTCTCTTGACGATagtgaacaacaacaacaacgtgAAAGCACACTTAACTTTGATGCGAATCCTATGAATCCGACTAATGTTTCGAGTGGTTTTAACG TTGGACACAAGCGTCTACATCAACATGGGAATCCTACAACTCCTTCCAGTGGAAGTTTCAATGTGGAATTGTCTACAGCTAACTCGTTCATTGTCCCCGGTGGTGGTATTCGACGGCGATCAAATCTTGGTCTAATTTCTTCATCAATTAATCCAAAAAAGATTTATGAAAGTTGGCTGATGACTTTACGGATTCGTACGTATTTCGCTAATTTAAGAGTTGTCCAAGATCCGGAATTATTGTCTCAATTATCCTCACGCATTGAACCTAGTGGTAAAGATTCAAGAACTGTCCAACCCGCTGTTGTATCTTCAGTAGGCAATGCTGGTACCACTACTACCAACAATAATAACAGTTCTGCTAATGAAGGAAATGATCCACAGCAGTTATATACATCCAATCTCCCATCCTCCAACAATAATACAAAATTAAAAG GCATAAAGCTGTCTCTCACAAAAACTTCTGCAGAGTCTGTTATAGTCGAGTCGAATACAAACAAAAAGTCTCCACTTAAAGTTATCAACGTATCGACAGAATCTCCATAtgtaccatcagcaacagtagCAGCATCAATCACATCTCATCCAACGTCTACGGATCCAAAAGATATGTTTACCCGACCATTACTAGGCGCACAATCTGTTGAAGATGCTCGCAAACTATTAGCCCTAAGTGTAGGTGGTAAACGTTCTTCCCAGAGACGTTTACCAGTGTTCACTTTCCCGAATCACTTTCATTACAACAATACTCATAATGTCGCTCAGTCTTTGTTCATTACATCACCAGTTCGACCATATGCTGGTATTGGATTTGGACACCTGAAATCGCAACATTATAACAATTCTAATGTATCGTCGTCTATAGGATCATCttatcaagtaaataataatactatcaTACAAATGTCAAATAACAGCACACCGAAATTATCATCCACCTCTAATGCTACCATTTCCACATGTTCTAATCATTTACACCATCATCACCATTATAGTAGTAGTACTCAGCTTATATGCCCACAACCGACTCGATGTTATTCCACTCCTACCGGTACAACAGGCAGTAAAAGTCTCCTGTTGGATAATCTTATCCCAATACCATCTCGTATAGCTACTAATATGAACGATAGTGGGAATAGTAATTCTACATCGAATCAAATGTATGCTATGCTACCAAATCAAAGAGATCCTTGTCATTTGCATCAGCACCAGCATTCTTTAACTCATCACCAACAGGCATCAGCATCTCCACCTCATAATCAAGGCCAAGCAACTATGAAACATCAATATTTTAGTCAGGCAACACATCAGAATACAAATTATCAATACCAA CAGCAACAGCCAAACCCTCAGTCTCTATCGAATTCCATTGGATCTCGTCTAACACTGAATTCTAATACTGCTACAGTGCTATATCCATCTTGTCCCGGTATTTCATTACGGCAACAGATGACTTGCCCACATCGGTCTACTAATTTATCTGGTGGAGGTGCCTATCCCTCaaatcagcaacaacaacaggCAACAGTACAATCAGGTCGCTTTAGAGAACAATCATCGTTGCAACAGCATCAGCATTCAGTTTCATTCAATTTCGATGAGAACTATTTATATCCTACTGCAAATACACTTCCACTTGGTGGTTCAATGCTGCCTATACCTCGTAATTATCGACAGTCTATAATACAAAGAATAATTCCACAAT TTGGTCATGTTCCATTCGCACAAACTCACACACAAATTCAAAATTCAAAGTCagataaacaattgtttactgTTAAGCAGTTACCGGATAAAAATTCACAAAATCCTATAAATTATGTCTCATCTACAACAACATCGACAACAGCAACTTCAACGATTGTGTCTTCACGTTCAGAATTCAgtaacaacagtaataatagtaataataatctgcAATATAGACCATCTGAACGGAATAAATCCTCTACAGTGTGTCAGTCATTCCAGCAACGTATACAAGAACGACCTTCTCCGCCATCTTATCAGCAG